The following coding sequences are from one Brienomyrus brachyistius isolate T26 chromosome 2, BBRACH_0.4, whole genome shotgun sequence window:
- the LOC125715510 gene encoding protein NYNRIN-like isoform X2 — MVQMGISVVATNSGMKAIINEEAYVVQGTGAPDVPNPHLLLNSLTPDKSYFSVVDLSNAFFSVPLHPDSQHLFGFTYKGKKYTYTRLPQGFSESPHVYTMALRYSMSTCKIPSHSQVLLYVDDILIASDTKQHCKEATLLVLQHLYDTGHKASKQKLQYCREEVIYLGHKLSQQGRSLLETRKQAIQEAPKPKTKQQMMSFLGLCNYCREWLPDYAALVQPLQTLIYGKDMALKDKIQWTKEGELAFTNLKMMLQTNVILALPDYQQPFTLCVDANQGYMKAVLTQPFGTKERPLAFYSKRLDAVAAGFPQCLQACAAAAEAVKLSAELVLCHPLTLKVPHSVSLVLLQTPLPFLTHARHLTLVSLLLSQSNITIQRCGPLNPSTLLPTTEDGEPHSCKAVVEEQTKPRADILQTPISDSMVVYVDGSASKNDMEKNKVGYAVVTSTEVLEANALPPACSAQAAELYAVIRACELFKNKSLTIYTDSQYVFGAVHHHARVWKNRGFKTSQGTSLTHTNLLLRLLDVVLLPTRLALCKCKAHQTDASTIAKGNNFADKTAKEAALKQPTLSVADILFIDSDVLCDAQIHAPKTEIQSWIKRGAIQQGKVYYMNDKPILPKNLYKTAALVSHGNTHVSTGGMVHIIQQYFYAINFSDYAKQFCRTCLICCKHNAQGNMRPKRGQFPVAEYPFQVVHMDFIELSWSQGKKYCLVIIDTFSKWVEIYPVKHCDAMTVAKCLVGHYFPTYGIPHIIRSDNGTHFVNQTMSLCSQALGFTLKNHCAYHPQSAGLVERTNGTIKTRLRKTMEETKRPWPECLSLVKLWMRITPIPAGLTPFEIVYGRPFPLATKMSDIGKADRENTLANWMRKLLSSQQKHSPSSLPVNSVSNQQDNLQPGDWILVKVLLRKEWSTPRWDGPYQVLLTTPTAVKIAERPSWIHKSHCKPIKPLSEASATE; from the coding sequence atggtacagatgggcattagtgtagttgccacaaactctggcatgaaagcaatcataaatgaggaagcctatgttgtgcaaggaaccggagcaccagacgtgcccaacccacacttattgctcaactcattaacccctgataaaagttacttctcagtagttgatctcagtaatgcatttttctcagtaccattgcaccctgattctcaacatttatttggtttcacctataagggaaaaaaatacacatatactagactccctcaagggttttcagaaagtccacatgtatataccatggcccttagatactctatgagtacctgtaaaataccatcccatagtcaagtgctactgtatgtagatgatatattaattgcttcagatacaaaacagcattgtaaggaagccacactgttggtgttacagcatttatatgatacaggacataaagcatcaaaacaaaaattacaatattgcagggaggaagttatatatcttggacataaactctcccaacaaggtcgatcgttgttagaaactagaaaacaggcaatacaagaggcaccaaagccaaagactaaacagcaaatgatgtccttcttaggactttgtaattattgcagagaatggctacctgattatgccgcactcgttcaacctctgcaaaccttaatttatgggaaagacatggccttaaaagataaaattcagtggacaaaagaaggagaattggcattcacaaacttaaaaatgatgctacaaacaaatgtgatacttgccttaccagattatcaacaaccatttaccttatgtgttgatgctaatcaaggttatatgaaagcggtattaacacagccgttcgggacaaaggaaagaccactagcattctattctaaacgattagatgcagtagcagctggttttccacaatgtttgcaagcatgtgcagctgctgcagaagcagtaaaattatcagcagaattagtgttgtgtcacccactcaccttgaaggtgccacattcagtttcattagttttactgcagacaccgcttccgttcctcacacatgctagacatctgaccttagtctcactcctgctttcacagtcaaacattactatacagcgatgtggtcctcttaaccctagcacccttcttccgacaacggaagatggagaaccacattcgtgcaaagcagttgtggaagagcaaacaaaacccagagcagatattttacagaccccaatatcagattcaatggttgtttatgtagatggatcagcatcaaaaaatgatatggaaaaaaataaggtcgggtatgctgtagttacatctactgaagtgttagaggccaatgcactcccacctgcttgttcagcacaagcggctgaactctatgctgtaattagggcatgcgagctattcaaaaataagtcacttactatatacactgatagtcaatatgtgtttggagctgttcatcaccatgcaagagtgtggaaaaatagaggttttaaaacatcgcagggaacgtctctaactcacacaaacttactacttagattattagatgttgtactattaccgactcgccttgcactgtgcaaatgtaaagcacaccaaaccgatgcttccacaatagctaaaggaaacaactttgcagataaaactgccaaagaagcggcactgaaacagcccaccttatcagtggcagacattcttttcatagatagtgatgtgctgtgtgatgcacagattcatgctcctaaaacagaaatacagagttggatcaagagaggagcaatacagcaagggaaagtttactatatgaatgacaagcctatcctaccaaaaaacttatacaaaacagctgccttagtgagccatggaaatactcatgtctcaacaggagggatggtacatattatccagcaatacttttacgctataaatttttctgattatgcaaagcaattttgtagaacatgcttaatttgctgtaaacataatgcacagggtaacatgagaccaaaacgtggccagttccctgtagctgagtacccgtttcaagttgtacatatggattttattgaattatcttggtcacaagggaagaagtactgtctagtcattatagacaccttttctaagtgggtagaaatataccctgtaaagcactgtgatgcaatgactgttgcaaaatgtttggtaggccattatttccctacttatggcatacctcatattataagatcagacaatgggactcattttgtaaatcagaccatgtccctttgttcacaagcattaggttttacgcttaagaatcattgtgcttatcaccctcagagtgcaggcttagtggagagaactaacggcactattaaaacaaggctcagaaaaacaatggaagagacaaaaaggccgtggccagaatgtttgtctctagtaaaattgtggatgagaataactcccattcctgcaggattaacaccttttgagatagtgtacggaaggccgtttcccctagcaaccaaaatgagtgatatagggaaagcggacagagaaaatacattggctaattggatgcgaaagttgctatcatcacaacaaaaacatagccccagtagtctgccagtaaattctgtttctaaccaacaggataacttgcagccaggagattggatcctggtcaaggtcctgttgcggaaggagtggagcacaccccggtgggacggtccttatcaagtcctcctcacaacaccaacagctgtgaaaatagcagaacgaccttcctggatacacaaaagtcactgtaaacccatcaagcccttatcagaggcctcagcgacagagtag
- the LOC125715510 gene encoding uncharacterized protein LOC125715510 isoform X7, which produces MEGYKPGSGQISSQRWRKKHGFEGKLHTPDILKLQGNLKLEMLQTTNKKKGQDRKKEYVFSDAWLEQSKLRDNKRQQKKGNKEKKLQVALITLDEETAARPSAPPAPPPPPQIPVPAPALVPATDRQEARGGVEPSRMLTRGSDPSLYPVKDLATAKVQRHPKNNTEQEEVEWQCPLVEVANPNRGPNNAGPETMLVYRPWTAEDRTAALKGIPPVEEGVPEFWTAILELQSSFHLNGREMYRCLRQLFTHKWGRVAGDFTGHGANNQPLAHNSQELIQALQHLRERIDTVFVRRADYGRIAQCKQKDGEEPEDFMDRMRVVFRGNSGIPHDEEDGGVYQQQLKRAFFFAGLKSELRKYLDKHWVHQNTGSVQQALEYAQHAQKARKQQKTDTIFSASDVVALVQTNPRGRGGFRGRGRGRFRGRGRFRNKQTGGFSQETECWTCGKPGHLSRDCRSGKRPFNPNSTENDQ; this is translated from the coding sequence atggaaggatataaaccaggatcaggacaaataagtagtcagagatggaggaaaaaacatgggtttgaaggaaaactccatactccagacatattaaagttacagggaaacttaaaactggagatgttacagactaccaataagaaaaaaggccaagatagaaaaaaggaatacgttttctctgatgcatggttagaacagagtaaactaagagataataagagacaacagaaaaagggaaataaggagaaaaaactgcaggtggctttaatcacactagacgaagaaacggcagcaagaccttctgcccctccagctcctccaccgcccccacaaattccggtgcctgcaccggcgctggttccagccacagatagacaagaagcaagggggggggtggaaccatctcgcatgttaactcgagggtctgatccctctctatatcctgtaaaagatttggccacagctaaagtacaacggcatccaaaaaataacacggaacaagaggaggtagaatggcagtgtcccctcgtagaagtggcaaacccaaatcgagggccaaataatgcaggacccgaaactatgttagtatatagaccctggaccgctgaggatagaacagcggctttaaaaggaatacccccggttgaagaaggggtacccgagttttggactgccatcctagaattacaaagtagttttcatttgaacggcagggaaatgtaccgatgcctaagacagttgtttacccataaatggggacgtgtggcAGGCGACTTCACTGGACATGGTGCCAATAATCAGCCCTTAGCACataactcgcaggaactcatacaagcattacaacacctgcgagagaggatagacacagtcttcgtgagacgtgcagattatgggcgaatagcgcagtgcaaacaaaaagatggagaggaacctgaggattttatggataggatgcgagtggtgttcaggggaaattcaggaattcctcacgacgaggaagacggaggagtgtatcagcaacaattaaaacgagctttttTTTTCGCAGGCCTAAAgtctgaattgcgaaaatatctcgacaaacattgggtacatcagaatactggctcagtccaacaagccttagaatatgcccaacacgcacagaaagctcggaaacagcaaaagacagatacaatattcagcgcctctgacgtggtagcgctagtgcaaacgaaccctcggggacgcgggggattcagaggtagaggaagaggaagatttagaggccgaggaagatttagaaataaacaaacaggagggttttctcaggaaacagagtgttggacatgcgggaaacctggacacttaagcagggactgcaggtcagggaagcgaccatttaatccaaactccaccgaaaatgaccaatga